A window of Nocardia arthritidis genomic DNA:
CCGCCCGCCCGCGATCGGCGGCACGCCTGCGATGCGCCTTCTGTCGGCACGCCGACGAACAGTAGCGCGGCGGGCGACCGGTACCGGCGGGTCGCATTGCGGTGCCGCAGATCGGGCAGTGCCTAGTTTGTTCCATTTCGTTACGCGCGCCAATTTCGTTATGGCGCTTGGCCTGCGCACCGACTTTCGTAACGGCCGTCGGCGCCCGTAGCGAGTCGAGCACCAGGCCCGCACCGCGCGACAGTCGGCCGTCGTATCGTCGATGTCGTTGGATGGCAACACATCCGGTGAATATCTCGGTAATGTCGGCGACGGTGATATCGGCGCGCACGCTGCCCTGCAGCTGCGCGGCCCGCAGCAGGGCGCCGAGCGCCTGATGGAATCGCGCGCCGATCAGCGCATTCGGCCAGCCGTCATCGGATTGCACGAGATCGCACAGCGCCTGCACGCGCGGCGCGGATACCACGAGTTCGGTACAGACCGCGAAGAACGTCGCGCCGGGATCCGATGCTTCGAGCCCGGCGGCGATCAGCTCCGTCATCCGATCGATGCGCTCCTGCATCACCGCCTGTAACAGCGCGGATTTCGTTGGGAAGTGCCGGTATACGGTGCCTGCGCCGACACCGGCCGACCGTGCGATCTCGACCAGCGTGACCGAAGTGCCCTTCTCGGCAAAGGCACGCCGGGCGGCGGCGAGCACCAGTGCGCGGTTGCGCCGGGAGTCGGCGCGCTCGAGGGTCAGTGGAGCGGACATTCGTTACGGCCTTCCGGATAGCGCCTGGTCTGCGGGTGTGGCCACCCATATGGTTCGAATACGGGTTGTTCGACCCGATTCTATCGAAACAGACAGGTGAACATGTCCACTCAGCAGTCCCCCATTCTGATCACCGGAGCCACTGGCAAGCAGGGCAATGCCACTGCGCGCAAACTCCGCGCCGACGGTGTGCCGGTGCGCGCCCTGGTGCGCGACCCCGATGCGCCATCGGCACGCGAATTGGCCGGGCTCGGCGCGGAATTGGTGGTCGGCGATTTCGACGCACCGGATACCTTGACACCGGCGGTCGCCGGCACCCGCGCCGTATTCCTCGTTCCCCCCGCCGCTTTCGGACCGAGCGGCTGGGATTCCGAACTGGAGGCCGCGCGCGGCATCGCCATGGTCGACGCCGCGGTCCGGGCCGGCGTCGAGCAGATCGTGTTCACCGGCATCGCGCAACTGCGCGACGACTCATGGGGCACGTACGGCAAAGACAAAATCGAAAACGCCGTCGCGGCAAGCGGTCTACGCTACACGCTGCTGCGGCCGGTGCGCTTCATGGAGAATTACCTCAATGCTGCGACACTCACCCTCGACGGCATCCGGGCAGACGGGGTGCATCGCCACCTCTTCCCCGCCGACCAGCCGCTGCAGATGATCGCGGTGGCCGATATCGCCGAATTGGCCGCGCTGATCTTCGCGGACCCGGCGCGATTCCACGGCCGCACACTCGAATTGGCGGGCGACGCACCGACACCGGTGGCCGCGGCCGAACTGATCACCGCGGCCACCGGACACAAGATCACCTATCAGGAAATCACCGCCGCCGAAGCGGACGCAATCGGTAAGCAGATCGGCAATACCTGGCGGCTGACCCACGAACACGGCGGCTGGCAGGCGGACATCCAAGCGCTTCGGGAAATCCTGCCCGGTCTCCAATCCCTCGAATCCTGGCTCGCCGCAACGGGAACCGCTCGGATCAAGGCGTTGTTGGACGAACAGCGTCCGGCCGCTGGCTGATCGCGGCACGCACATCGAATTATGTTCGGCCGCAAGTGGATCGGCGCGGAGGTCAGCTGGCCGCGCCGACCAGATTCTCCCCGCGCAACCGCTGCGAGATCACCTGGGTGATGCCGTCGCCGCGCATGCTCACGCCGTACAGCGCGTCGGCGATCTCCATGGTCGGCTTCTGGTGGGTGATGACGATCAGCTGGCTCTTCTCGCGCAGCTGCTCGAACAGGCCGATGAGCCTGCGCAGGTTGGTGTCGTCCAGCGCGGCCTCGACCTCGTCCATCACGTAGAACGGCGAGGGACGGGCACGGAAGATGGCGACCAGCAATGCGACGGCGGTGAGCGATTTTTCACCGCCGGACAGCAGCGAGAGCCGCTTCACCTTCTTGCCCGGCGGGCGGGCCTCCACCTCGATGCCGGTGGTCAGCATGTCGGACGGGTCGGTGAGCAGCAGCCGCCCCTCGCCGCCGGGGAACAGTTTCGCGAACACCTCGACGAATTCGCGTTCCACATCGGCGTAGGCCTCGGTGAAGACCTGCAGGATCCGCGCATCCACCTCGGCGACCACCTCGAGCAGGTCTTTCCTGGCGTTCTTCACATCCTCCAGTTGGGTGGCCAGGAAGTTGTAGCGCTCCTCGAGCGCCGCGAACTCTTCCAGCGCAAGGGGATTCACCTTGCCGAGGGTGCCGAGATCCTTTTCGGCGCGTTTGGCGCGGCGCTCCTGGGTGGCCCGGTCGTACGGCTGCGGCTGCGGCGGGGACACCTGGTCGCCGCGGTCCTTGGCCTCCTCGTACTCCCGCCATTCCAGATCGGACGGCGGCAGCGGGACATCCGGACCGTATTCGGCGATCAGGTCGGCCAGCGCGATGCCGAACTGTTCGGCGATGGTCTGCTCCAACTGCTCGATCCGCAAGGCGGCCTGGGCCTTTGCCACCTCGTCGCGGTGCACGGCATCGGTGAGTTGGGTGAGCTGAGCGCTCAGCGCGCGCACCCGCTCCTTCACCTGGTCGACCTGGGCGGCGCATTCGGTGCGGCGGCGCACCAGGTCGTCGCGGCGCGTCGCGGCCTGTGCCACAACCGTTTCCAGTTCGGCCGCCACCCTGGCGCCGGATTCCGCGACGGCCGCCGCCACCTCGGCGGCCCTGCGGCGGGCGGCCTGCGCGCGTTCGGCACGGGCTCGCGTCTCGCGTTCGGCCCTGGCCGCCCGGCGCAGCGAATCGGCTTTGCCGCGAACCGATTCCGCGCGCTCCTCGGCGGTGCGCACGGCCAGCCGCGCCTCCACCTCCATGGATCGGGCCTCGGCGAGCGCGGCCGCGGCCTCCTCGCGCTCCTGGCCGGCGGATTCGGTTGCGGCGCCGTCGTCGTCGGAGTCGCCCCGTTCGAGTTCGGCGTTGCGCAAACGGTCTTCGAGGTCGGCGAGTTCGGCGAGCGTTTCCTCGCGACCCGCCTCGGCCTCCAGCCGCTGGGTGACCAGCCGGTCGCCTTCGGCCTGCGCGGCGCGCGCCGCATGGCCGAGCCTGCCGAGCCGGTCGTAGATGCCGATCATGGCCTGATCCGATTCGTGCAGCGCCAGCAGGGCCTGGTCGACGGCCTCCTTTCGGTCGGCCTGCTCGGCGAGCGCACCGGCGAGCGCAGCCTCCAGTTCCTCGGCGCGGCGCTGGGACGCGACGAGATCGGCCTTCGCGGCATCGATATCGGCCTGGATCTCCAGCTGACTCGGCGCGCGATCGGATCCGCCGAGCAGCCAGCCGTTACCGGTCAGGTCACCATCGCGGGTGACCACCCGCAGGTGCGGTCGCCCGGCGACGAGTTCGCTTGCCGTGGAAAGATTTTCGGCAACCACGAGTCCGGCGGTCAAGGCGGCTATGGCCGGACGCACCTGTTCGGAACAGTCGACGACATCGGCCAGCCAGCGGGCGCCGTCGGGCAGCGGCGCATTATCGGCCGCCGCCACCGGGCCACCGCCGAAAACCAGTGCGGCACGGCCGCCGTCGGCCTCCTTCAGCGCGCGCACGGCCGCATGCGCGGTGCTGCCGGTGTCGGCGGTGACCGCATCGGCGAGCGGACCGAGCGCGGCGGCCACCGCGGCCTCGTATCCGCCGTGCACCCGCAGCAGCCCGGACAGCGGGCCGAGCAGGCCCTGCGCCCGGTTCTCCACCAGCCAGGCCGCGCCGTCGCGACGCGCCAAACCCATGCCGAGCGCCTCGATGCGCGCGGTCAACGAGGCGACCCGCTTACCGGCATCGCGATCCTGGTCACGCAGTTCGGCGACGCGCTCGTCGGCCAATTCGAGGGCCTGCACCGCATGTTCGTGCTGGGCGTCGAGGCCGTCCTCGCCCGCCTCCAACTCACCGAGTTCGGTTTGGACCGCGTCGAATTCGGCCTGCGCGGCCTCGTGGCGCTGCCTGGATTCGGCGAGCGCCGCGGACAACCTGGCGATCTCACCGTCCACCGACTGTGCCCTGATGCGCAGCGTGTCGACCTGCCCGGCCAACCGGGCCGCCCCCTCGCGGCGGTCGGCGATCGCCCGGACCGCCGCCAGATGCGCCTGTTCCGCGGCCTTGGCGGCGTGTTCGCGTTCGGCGAGCGCGTCGCGGGCGGCCTCCAGCGTCTCCGTCGCGATCTCGACGGCCTCGCGGAGCTCGGCCTCCTCGGCCTCCACCCGATCGGCCTCGGCCTCCAACTGCTCCGGATCGCGGCCGGTGCCGACCGGGGTTTCGGTGTCGAGATGCCTGGCCCGGTCCTCGGCGATGCGGATGGTCGCATTGACCCGTTCGGCCAGCGCGGACAGCTGGAACCAGATCTGCGCGGCCGCCTCCGCGCTCGGGGTCAGCTTGCCGAGCTGGAATTCCTGTTGCGCGAGTGCGGCATTGGCGGCATCGAGTTCGGCCTGCACGGTGACCTGCTGCTCGCGCGCGTACGCCTCCTTGCTCTGCTGACTCTCCAACTCGCCGCGCCTGGTCACCAGGTCGTCGGCGGCCAGGCGCAGGCGCGCGTCGCGCAGATCCGCCTGCACCGTCGCGGCGCGGCGCGCCACCTCGGCCTGCCTGCCGAGCGGTTTGAGCTGGCGGCGCAGTTCGGTGGTGAGGTCGGTGAGGCGGGCCAGGTTCGCCTGCATCGCCTCAAGTTTGCGGACCGCCTTCTCCTTGCGTTTGCGGTGTTTGAGCACACCGGCGGCCTCCTCGACGAAGGCCCTGCGGTCCTCGGGACGCGACTCCAGGATGGCGGAGAGCTGGCCCTGCCCGACGATGACGTGCATTTCCCGGCCGATACCCGAATCGCTGAGCAGTTCCTGCACGTCCATCAGGCGGCAGGAGCTGCCGTTGATCTCGTATTCGCCCGCGCCGTCGCGGAACATCCGGCGGGTGATCGACACCTCGGCGTAGTCGATGGGCAGCGCGCCATCGGAATTGTCGATGGTCAGCGTCACCTCCGCGCGCCCGAGCGGGGCGCGGCCCGAGGTGCCCGCGAAGATCACGTCCTGCATCTTGCCGCCGCGCAACGCCTTCGCGCCCTGCTCACCCATCACCCAGGTGAGCGCGTCGACGACGTTCGACTTTCCCGAACCGTTCGGCCCGACCACACAGGTGATGCCCGGTTCGAAGCGCAGCGTCGTCGCGGACGCGAAGGATTTGAAACCCTTCAGCGTCAGGCTCTTCAGGTGCAAATTCGACGACCTTTCCGTATGCGGACGATCCGCCATGGTATCCGTCGCTACCCGGCTTACCCCGGACCAGGCTATCGAGTCATCGCCGAAACTCCGGTATTTCGGTGTGCCTCGGATTTGCTCACCATACTGCGCGGCGCCGCGCGATTCCCCTCGCCCTGCCATCGGGCGATCGCTGCGCATACGATCCATGCGACCTCACCAGCCGAGTGTTTGTTCGGGAGCGCAGCGCATGCCAGTTCCGGTGCTCGAGACCAGCACGGTGCTGCGTCTTGTCCGGATCGGCTCGCTGGTGGCGGGCAGCCTGATCTTCCTATGGGGGTGTGAGGTCAGCAGACGGCCGATGCTGACGGATGTGTGGACCGAGCTGGTGCTCTCGGCGCTGCTCGGGCTCACCGCGCTGGTCGTCGCCTGGTTCGAGGTGGCCCGGCGCGGACGCCGCCCGCCGCCATCGGAATGCCGGTTCGAGGTCGACGGTTTCGCGGTGCGGGTGCGCATCGTGGCATCGGGTGAGCTGGTGTTCCGCGGCCGCGAATTCGTCGACAGCCGACCGGAATACGAGTGGGCGTGGACCTTCCACCCCGATACCTTCCCGGCCATTCGCGCCGCGCTCGACGGCAAGGGACATCTGCTCGCGATCCTGGATCGCACAGTGCCGCAACTGGATCCGGAGATCCGGCAGGATCCTGGGGCGTGGCTGTACGAACAGGGCATTCCGGCGGCGTTCCGGGAGCGCGGCGTCAGCCCCACCAGGATCACCGCGGACCTACCGATCGTCGAACCCGCCGCGCGACCACCCACGCGACCCCGCGCCGATCGTCGGCCACCGGCCCGTGAACAGTACGGGACGCACAGAGCCCGCGGTTATGCGCGATACGAGGCCGATTCCTATGGCGCCGAGGGAGATTCGGATCGTCGGCGCCGGGGCCGCTACCGGCTCGATTATTGATGCCGTCGCGGTCGGCTCACCGCTGCGGGCGACCGGAACAACGTCCGGCCTCGAATCCGGCGAGCATCCGGAATACCAGCACGGCACCCCACGGCCCGATCACCCACATCGGCCAGAAGTAGGTGAGCGAGCCGACGCCGAGCGAAATCGCACCCCAGATGACCAGCACGAGCACGCTGACCCCGAGCCAGCTGCCGCCCTCGATGCGCTGCCAGATCGGTACGCGCGAATTACGCTGCGCCACCGAATCTTTCAGCCGAGGCAGATCCGAAAGCACCACCGACAACTCCTCGCGCGTCGCGGTCGCATACACCCGCGC
This region includes:
- a CDS encoding TetR/AcrR family transcriptional regulator — encoded protein: MSAPLTLERADSRRNRALVLAAARRAFAEKGTSVTLVEIARSAGVGAGTVYRHFPTKSALLQAVMQERIDRMTELIAAGLEASDPGATFFAVCTELVVSAPRVQALCDLVQSDDGWPNALIGARFHQALGALLRAAQLQGSVRADITVADITEIFTGCVAIQRHRRYDGRLSRGAGLVLDSLRAPTAVTKVGAQAKRHNEIGARNEMEQTRHCPICGTAMRPAGTGRPPRYCSSACRQKAHRRRAADRGRAAG
- a CDS encoding DUF1707 SHOCT-like domain-containing protein codes for the protein MELSTGTRASDAERERVVRLLGRHMADGRIDLAEYDQRVARVYATATREELSVVLSDLPRLKDSVAQRNSRVPIWQRIEGGSWLGVSVLVLVIWGAISLGVGSLTYFWPMWVIGPWGAVLVFRMLAGFEAGRCSGRPQR
- a CDS encoding NmrA/HSCARG family protein, which gives rise to MSTQQSPILITGATGKQGNATARKLRADGVPVRALVRDPDAPSARELAGLGAELVVGDFDAPDTLTPAVAGTRAVFLVPPAAFGPSGWDSELEAARGIAMVDAAVRAGVEQIVFTGIAQLRDDSWGTYGKDKIENAVAASGLRYTLLRPVRFMENYLNAATLTLDGIRADGVHRHLFPADQPLQMIAVADIAELAALIFADPARFHGRTLELAGDAPTPVAAAELITAATGHKITYQEITAAEADAIGKQIGNTWRLTHEHGGWQADIQALREILPGLQSLESWLAATGTARIKALLDEQRPAAG
- the smc gene encoding chromosome segregation protein SMC, which gives rise to MHLKSLTLKGFKSFASATTLRFEPGITCVVGPNGSGKSNVVDALTWVMGEQGAKALRGGKMQDVIFAGTSGRAPLGRAEVTLTIDNSDGALPIDYAEVSITRRMFRDGAGEYEINGSSCRLMDVQELLSDSGIGREMHVIVGQGQLSAILESRPEDRRAFVEEAAGVLKHRKRKEKAVRKLEAMQANLARLTDLTTELRRQLKPLGRQAEVARRAATVQADLRDARLRLAADDLVTRRGELESQQSKEAYAREQQVTVQAELDAANAALAQQEFQLGKLTPSAEAAAQIWFQLSALAERVNATIRIAEDRARHLDTETPVGTGRDPEQLEAEADRVEAEEAELREAVEIATETLEAARDALAEREHAAKAAEQAHLAAVRAIADRREGAARLAGQVDTLRIRAQSVDGEIARLSAALAESRQRHEAAQAEFDAVQTELGELEAGEDGLDAQHEHAVQALELADERVAELRDQDRDAGKRVASLTARIEALGMGLARRDGAAWLVENRAQGLLGPLSGLLRVHGGYEAAVAAALGPLADAVTADTGSTAHAAVRALKEADGGRAALVFGGGPVAAADNAPLPDGARWLADVVDCSEQVRPAIAALTAGLVVAENLSTASELVAGRPHLRVVTRDGDLTGNGWLLGGSDRAPSQLEIQADIDAAKADLVASQRRAEELEAALAGALAEQADRKEAVDQALLALHESDQAMIGIYDRLGRLGHAARAAQAEGDRLVTQRLEAEAGREETLAELADLEDRLRNAELERGDSDDDGAATESAGQEREEAAAALAEARSMEVEARLAVRTAEERAESVRGKADSLRRAARAERETRARAERAQAARRRAAEVAAAVAESGARVAAELETVVAQAATRRDDLVRRRTECAAQVDQVKERVRALSAQLTQLTDAVHRDEVAKAQAALRIEQLEQTIAEQFGIALADLIAEYGPDVPLPPSDLEWREYEEAKDRGDQVSPPQPQPYDRATQERRAKRAEKDLGTLGKVNPLALEEFAALEERYNFLATQLEDVKNARKDLLEVVAEVDARILQVFTEAYADVEREFVEVFAKLFPGGEGRLLLTDPSDMLTTGIEVEARPPGKKVKRLSLLSGGEKSLTAVALLVAIFRARPSPFYVMDEVEAALDDTNLRRLIGLFEQLREKSQLIVITHQKPTMEIADALYGVSMRGDGITQVISQRLRGENLVGAAS